One window from the genome of Mustela lutreola isolate mMusLut2 chromosome 11, mMusLut2.pri, whole genome shotgun sequence encodes:
- the INPP5J gene encoding phosphatidylinositol 4,5-bisphosphate 5-phosphatase A isoform X1 yields the protein MEGQNSSGSRRPGTRAGLGPLPVPVPRGVSQTGAPSKVDASFQLPVKENMALAPSEPRLALVPVGPRAAMPPSTEGPRSALVSPILAPLSNSGGQKTAPTHRSSSLAPTSVGQLVVSASGGPKTPPVTAGSVLAPTSLGQLVMSASGGPRPSPPTLPPRLSPTSREQKQVPPASVGPKPALAASGLSLALAPEEQPPQPPFNSSPVLSPVLSSSQDQVLAPASVTSTLSSGGWTPAKQRDPPAPKPLPSSEGHLQASAQASGPVASTSLSQTPPDTRISPSFRARPEAPRSSPEDPILPRPPQTLPLDVGQGPPEPATRSPGLLSPTFRPGASSAQTVPPPLPKPPRSPSRSPSRSPNRSPCVPPAPETALPRPGTQGAGSCGHASPSLQPRETPALVTTSPSTSTSSSSWSAQPTCKSDPGFWITVVTWNVGTAMPPDDVTSLLHLGSGGNDSDGADMIAIGLQEVNSMINKRLKDALFTDQWSELFMDALAPFNFVLVSTVRMQGVILLLFAKYYHLPFLRDVQTDCTRTGLGGYWGNKGGVSVRLAAFGHMLCFLNCHLPAHMDKAEQRKDNFQTILSLQQFPGPGAHGILDHDLVFWFGDLNFRIESYDLHFVKFAIDSDQLHQLWEKDQLNMAKNTWPILKGFQEGPLNFAPTFKFDVGTNKYDTSAKKRKPAWTDRILWKVKAPGVGPSPSGRESHRLQVTQHSYRSHMEYTVSDHKPVAAQFVLQFAYRDDVPLVRLEVADEWVRPEQAVVKYRIETVFARSSWDWIGLYRVGFRHCKDYVAYVWAKHEDVDGSIYQVTFSEESLPKGHGDFILGYYSHTHSILIGVTEPFQISLPTSELASSSTESSSASSEDEDDSTLELLAPKSRSPSPGKSKRHRSRSPGLARFPGLALRPSSRERRGASRSPSPQSRRLPRVAPDKSHDGGSRGSSEEGPSGLPGPWAFPPSVPQSLGLLPALRLEPVDPGGGGSWRPNREAPAPSSLSTSPQGRQGLEEGGLGP from the exons ATGGAGGGCCAGAACAGCAGTGGCAGCAGGAGGCCAGGGACCCGGGCTGGCCTGGGACCCCTGCCGGTGCCCGTGCCCCGTGGGGTTTCCCAAACTGGGGCACCCTCCAAG GTGGATGCAAGTTTTCAGCTCCCAGTGAAGGAGAACATGGCCCTAGCACCCTCGGAACCAAGACTGGCTCTAGTGCCTGTGGGCCCAAGAGCAGCTATGCCACCTTCCACAGAGGGTCCAAGGTCTGCTCTGGTGTCTCCCATCCTGGCTCCACTCTCTAACTCAGGAGGGCAGAAGACAGCTCCTACCCACCGCAGTTCCAGCCTAGCTCCAACATCTGTGGGTCAGTTGGTCGTGTCTGCCTCAGGTGGGCCAAAGACTCCTCCGGTGACCGCAGGCTCAGTCCTGGCTCCAACATCCCTGGGACAGCTGGTGATGTCTGCCTCAGGAGGGCCGAGgccttccccacccaccctgccgCCCCGGCTGTCTCCGACGtccagggaacagaagcaggtgcCACCTGCCTCCGTGGGACCCAAGCCAGCGCTGGCTGCCTCAGGCCTGAGCCTGGCTCTGGCCCCTGAGGAGCAGCCCCCACAGCCCCCCTTCAACTCTTCCCCAGTGCTCAGTCCAGTTTTGTCATCCTCTCAGGACCAGGTCCTGGCTCCAGCTTCTGTAACATCGACCTTGTCCTCTGGGGGATGGACACCAGCTAAACAGAGGGATCCCCCAGCCCCTAAACCTCTCCCCTCTTCTGAAGGGCATCTCCAGGCTTCAGCTCAGGCATCTGGTCCTGTGGCCTCCACATCCTTGAGCCAAACCCCCCCGGACACCCGGATCTCCCCTTCTTTCAGAGCCCGGCCTGAGGCCCCCCGCAGCAGCCCTGAGGATCCTATCCTGCCCCGGCCACCCCAGACCCTGCCCCTGGATGTGGGCCAGGGCCCTCCAGAGCCTGCCACCCGTTCCCCAGGACTTCTGTCCCCTACCTTCCGGCCAGGAGCCTCCTCAGCCCAGACTgtgcccccacctctgcccaagCCACCCCGATCTCCCAGCCGTTCCCCCAGCCGCTCCCCCAACCGCTCCCCCTgtgtccccccagcccctgagacGGCCCTCCCTAGGCCCGGCACCCAGGGTGCAGGGTCTTGTGGGCACGCAAGCCCCAGTCTTCAGCCCCGAGAAACACCAGCTCTGGTCACCACCTccccttctacctccacctcatCATCCTCTTGGTCAGCTCAGCCTACCTGCAAGAGTGACCCTGGCTTCTG GATCACTGTGGTCACGTGGAATGTGGGCACTGCCATGCCTCCTGACGACGTTACATCCCTCCTCCACCTGGGCAGCGGCGGCAATGACAGTGACGGGGCAGACATGATTGCCATAGG GTTGCAGGAAGTGAACTCCATGATCAACAAGCGGCTCAAGGACGCGCTCTTCACAGACCAGTGGAGCGAGCTCTTCATGGACGCGCTGGCACCCTTCAACTTCGTGCTG GTGAGTACAGTGCGGATGCAGGGCGTCATCCTGCTGCTGTTCGCCAAGTACTACCACCTGCCCTTCCTGAGGGACGTGCAGACGGATTGCACGCGCACCGGCCTGGGTGGCTATTGG GGCAACAAGGGTGGAGTGAGCGTGCGACTGGCTGCCTTCGGGCACATGCTCTGCTTCCTGAACTGCCACTTGCCCGCGCACATGGACAAGGCAGAGCAGCGCAAGGACAACTTCCAGACCATCCTTAGCCTCCAGCAGTTCCCGGGGCCCGGGGCACACGGCATCCTGGATCACGA CCTCGTGTTCTGGTTTGGGGACCTCAACTTCCGCATCGAGAGCTATGACCTGCACTTCGTCAAGTTTGCCATTGACAGCGACCAGCTCCACCAGCTCTGGGAGAAGGACCAG CTCAACATGGCTAAGAACACCTGGCCCATCCTGAAGGGCTTCCAGGAGGGGCCCCTCAACTTTGCGCCCACCTTCAAATTTGATGTGGGTACTAATAAATACGATACCAG TGCCAAGAAGCGGAAGCCAGCCTGGACAGACCGTATCCTGTGGAAGGTCAAGGCTCCAGGTGTGGGTCCCAGCCCCTCAGGAAGGGAAAGCCACCGTCTTCAGGTGACACAGCACAGCTACCGCAGCCACATGGAATACACAGTCAGTGACCACAAGCCAGTTGCTGCCCAGTTCGTCCTGCAG TTTGCTTACAGGGACGATGTGCCGCTAGTGCGGTTGGAGGTGGCCGATGAATGGGTGCGGCCAGAGCAGGCCGTGGTGAAGTACCGCATTGAAACCGTGTTTGCCCGCAGCTCCTGGGACTGGATCGGCTTGTACCGG GTGGGTTTCCGCCACTGCAAGGACTACGTGGCTTACGTGTGGGCCAAACACGAGGATGTGGATGGGAGCATCTACCAG GTGACCTTCAGTGAGGAGTCACTGCCCAAGGGGCATGGAGATTTCATCCTGGGCTATTACAGCCACACGCACAGTATCCTTATTGGTGTCACTGAGCCCTTCCAG ATCTCTCTGCCTACCTCGGAGCTGGCCAGCAGCAGCACAGAGAGCTCGAGTGCCAGCTCAGAGGACGAGGATGACAGTACCCTGGAGCTGCTTGCACCCAAGTCCCGTAGCCCCAGCCCTGGCAAGTCCAAGAGGCACCGCAGCCGCAGCCCAGGCCTAGCCCGCTTCCCCGGCCTTGCCCTTCGGCCTTCATCTCGCGAACGCCGTGGTGCCAGCCGCAGCCCCTCGCCACAGAGCCGCCGCCTGCCCCGGGTGGCCCCTGACAAGAGCCATGATGGTGGCAGCCGGGGCAGTAGTGAGGAGGGGCCCTCTGGGTTGCCCGGTCCCTGGGCCTTCCCACCATCTGTGCCTCAAAGCCTCGGCCTGCTGCCTGCCTTGCGCCTGGAGCCTGTCGACCCCGGTGGTGGGGGTTCCTGGAGACCTAATCGGGaggccccagcccccagcagcctATCTACCAGTCCCCAGGGCCggcaggggctggaggaagggggtCTGGGGCCCTGA
- the INPP5J gene encoding phosphatidylinositol 4,5-bisphosphate 5-phosphatase A isoform X2, with translation MSASGGPRPSPPTLPPRLSPTSREQKQVPPASVGPKPALAASGLSLALAPEEQPPQPPFNSSPVLSPVLSSSQDQVLAPASVTSTLSSGGWTPAKQRDPPAPKPLPSSEGHLQASAQASGPVASTSLSQTPPDTRISPSFRARPEAPRSSPEDPILPRPPQTLPLDVGQGPPEPATRSPGLLSPTFRPGASSAQTVPPPLPKPPRSPSRSPSRSPNRSPCVPPAPETALPRPGTQGAGSCGHASPSLQPRETPALVTTSPSTSTSSSSWSAQPTCKSDPGFWITVVTWNVGTAMPPDDVTSLLHLGSGGNDSDGADMIAIGLQEVNSMINKRLKDALFTDQWSELFMDALAPFNFVLVSTVRMQGVILLLFAKYYHLPFLRDVQTDCTRTGLGGYWGNKGGVSVRLAAFGHMLCFLNCHLPAHMDKAEQRKDNFQTILSLQQFPGPGAHGILDHDLVFWFGDLNFRIESYDLHFVKFAIDSDQLHQLWEKDQLNMAKNTWPILKGFQEGPLNFAPTFKFDVGTNKYDTSAKKRKPAWTDRILWKVKAPGVGPSPSGRESHRLQVTQHSYRSHMEYTVSDHKPVAAQFVLQFAYRDDVPLVRLEVADEWVRPEQAVVKYRIETVFARSSWDWIGLYRVGFRHCKDYVAYVWAKHEDVDGSIYQVTFSEESLPKGHGDFILGYYSHTHSILIGVTEPFQISLPTSELASSSTESSSASSEDEDDSTLELLAPKSRSPSPGKSKRHRSRSPGLARFPGLALRPSSRERRGASRSPSPQSRRLPRVAPDKSHDGGSRGSSEEGPSGLPGPWAFPPSVPQSLGLLPALRLEPVDPGGGGSWRPNREAPAPSSLSTSPQGRQGLEEGGLGP, from the exons ATGTCTGCCTCAGGAGGGCCGAGgccttccccacccaccctgccgCCCCGGCTGTCTCCGACGtccagggaacagaagcaggtgcCACCTGCCTCCGTGGGACCCAAGCCAGCGCTGGCTGCCTCAGGCCTGAGCCTGGCTCTGGCCCCTGAGGAGCAGCCCCCACAGCCCCCCTTCAACTCTTCCCCAGTGCTCAGTCCAGTTTTGTCATCCTCTCAGGACCAGGTCCTGGCTCCAGCTTCTGTAACATCGACCTTGTCCTCTGGGGGATGGACACCAGCTAAACAGAGGGATCCCCCAGCCCCTAAACCTCTCCCCTCTTCTGAAGGGCATCTCCAGGCTTCAGCTCAGGCATCTGGTCCTGTGGCCTCCACATCCTTGAGCCAAACCCCCCCGGACACCCGGATCTCCCCTTCTTTCAGAGCCCGGCCTGAGGCCCCCCGCAGCAGCCCTGAGGATCCTATCCTGCCCCGGCCACCCCAGACCCTGCCCCTGGATGTGGGCCAGGGCCCTCCAGAGCCTGCCACCCGTTCCCCAGGACTTCTGTCCCCTACCTTCCGGCCAGGAGCCTCCTCAGCCCAGACTgtgcccccacctctgcccaagCCACCCCGATCTCCCAGCCGTTCCCCCAGCCGCTCCCCCAACCGCTCCCCCTgtgtccccccagcccctgagacGGCCCTCCCTAGGCCCGGCACCCAGGGTGCAGGGTCTTGTGGGCACGCAAGCCCCAGTCTTCAGCCCCGAGAAACACCAGCTCTGGTCACCACCTccccttctacctccacctcatCATCCTCTTGGTCAGCTCAGCCTACCTGCAAGAGTGACCCTGGCTTCTG GATCACTGTGGTCACGTGGAATGTGGGCACTGCCATGCCTCCTGACGACGTTACATCCCTCCTCCACCTGGGCAGCGGCGGCAATGACAGTGACGGGGCAGACATGATTGCCATAGG GTTGCAGGAAGTGAACTCCATGATCAACAAGCGGCTCAAGGACGCGCTCTTCACAGACCAGTGGAGCGAGCTCTTCATGGACGCGCTGGCACCCTTCAACTTCGTGCTG GTGAGTACAGTGCGGATGCAGGGCGTCATCCTGCTGCTGTTCGCCAAGTACTACCACCTGCCCTTCCTGAGGGACGTGCAGACGGATTGCACGCGCACCGGCCTGGGTGGCTATTGG GGCAACAAGGGTGGAGTGAGCGTGCGACTGGCTGCCTTCGGGCACATGCTCTGCTTCCTGAACTGCCACTTGCCCGCGCACATGGACAAGGCAGAGCAGCGCAAGGACAACTTCCAGACCATCCTTAGCCTCCAGCAGTTCCCGGGGCCCGGGGCACACGGCATCCTGGATCACGA CCTCGTGTTCTGGTTTGGGGACCTCAACTTCCGCATCGAGAGCTATGACCTGCACTTCGTCAAGTTTGCCATTGACAGCGACCAGCTCCACCAGCTCTGGGAGAAGGACCAG CTCAACATGGCTAAGAACACCTGGCCCATCCTGAAGGGCTTCCAGGAGGGGCCCCTCAACTTTGCGCCCACCTTCAAATTTGATGTGGGTACTAATAAATACGATACCAG TGCCAAGAAGCGGAAGCCAGCCTGGACAGACCGTATCCTGTGGAAGGTCAAGGCTCCAGGTGTGGGTCCCAGCCCCTCAGGAAGGGAAAGCCACCGTCTTCAGGTGACACAGCACAGCTACCGCAGCCACATGGAATACACAGTCAGTGACCACAAGCCAGTTGCTGCCCAGTTCGTCCTGCAG TTTGCTTACAGGGACGATGTGCCGCTAGTGCGGTTGGAGGTGGCCGATGAATGGGTGCGGCCAGAGCAGGCCGTGGTGAAGTACCGCATTGAAACCGTGTTTGCCCGCAGCTCCTGGGACTGGATCGGCTTGTACCGG GTGGGTTTCCGCCACTGCAAGGACTACGTGGCTTACGTGTGGGCCAAACACGAGGATGTGGATGGGAGCATCTACCAG GTGACCTTCAGTGAGGAGTCACTGCCCAAGGGGCATGGAGATTTCATCCTGGGCTATTACAGCCACACGCACAGTATCCTTATTGGTGTCACTGAGCCCTTCCAG ATCTCTCTGCCTACCTCGGAGCTGGCCAGCAGCAGCACAGAGAGCTCGAGTGCCAGCTCAGAGGACGAGGATGACAGTACCCTGGAGCTGCTTGCACCCAAGTCCCGTAGCCCCAGCCCTGGCAAGTCCAAGAGGCACCGCAGCCGCAGCCCAGGCCTAGCCCGCTTCCCCGGCCTTGCCCTTCGGCCTTCATCTCGCGAACGCCGTGGTGCCAGCCGCAGCCCCTCGCCACAGAGCCGCCGCCTGCCCCGGGTGGCCCCTGACAAGAGCCATGATGGTGGCAGCCGGGGCAGTAGTGAGGAGGGGCCCTCTGGGTTGCCCGGTCCCTGGGCCTTCCCACCATCTGTGCCTCAAAGCCTCGGCCTGCTGCCTGCCTTGCGCCTGGAGCCTGTCGACCCCGGTGGTGGGGGTTCCTGGAGACCTAATCGGGaggccccagcccccagcagcctATCTACCAGTCCCCAGGGCCggcaggggctggaggaagggggtCTGGGGCCCTGA
- the PLA2G3 gene encoding group 3 secretory phospholipase A2, protein MGVPVVLLGMLSFLGVGGPSALRWDSTSCHLASPIPGSPLGTLSFLSKGAQGLALFHTRWDRHGRLQACSWQDEPELTAAFSALCAGEITQGSFIHTPGPELQRALATLWSQWRACRGPEGAREKRAAETREDQAGGAPGSVRPQRVKRGWTMPGTLWCGVGDSAGNSSELGVFQGPDLCCREHDRCPQNISPFQYSYGIRNYRFHTISHCDCDARFQQCLQNQRDSISDIVGVAFFNVLEIPCFVLEEQEACVAWYWWGGCRTYGSIPLARLQSRTIYNASWSSPTTPVTPSLQSPAPSKPRQKQHPQKRPPQRKGSEHTHKTNTTALWVPKASTKPDMSPTAWLEVTHPGLQWPHNGLKPRDARRACRSFRRLDQCEQQIGPQETKFQLLNSAHEPLFHCNCTRRLARFLRLHSPPEGTNVLWELLGMTCFELAPPLDCAEGKGCSRDPRAIKVPARHLRRLQKRRRQLWGVGTGEGQLQPSDHPRAPMSFYDRCLRLTLQRPNRREKS, encoded by the exons ATGGGGGTTCCGGTAGTGCTGTTAGGGATGCTGAGCTTCCTGGGAGTGGGAGGCCCCTCTGCCCTCCGCTGGGACAGCACCTCCTGCCACTTGGCCAGTCCCATCCCTGGCAGCCCCTTGGGGACCCTGAGCTTTCTGAGCAAGGGTGCCCAAGGACTGGCCCTGTTCCACACCCGCTGGGATAGGCATGGGAGGCTGCAAGCGTGTAGCTGGCAAGACGAGCCAGAGCTCACCGCAGCCTTCAGTGCCCTCTGTGCTGGTGAGATCACCCAGGGCTCCTTCATCCACACCCCTGGCCCCGAGCTGCAGAGAGCCCTGGCCACCCTTTGGAGTCAGTGGAGGGCCTGCAGAGGGCCTGAAGGGGCTAGGGAGAAGCGAGCGGCAGAGACCAGGGAAGACCAAGCAGGTGGAGCTCCTGGGAGCGTAAGACCTCAGCGGGTGAAGAGAGGCTGGACCATGCCTGGCACGCTGTGGTGTGGAGTAGGGGATTCTGCTGGAAACTCCTCTGAGCTGG GGGTCTTCCAAGGCCCTGATCTCTGCTGCCGGGAGCATGACCGCTGCCCACAGAACATCTCGCCTTTCCAGTATAGCTACGGCATCCGAAACTACCGATTCCACACCATCTCCCATTGTGACTGTGATGCCAG GTTCCAGCAATGCCTGCAGAACCAGCGCGACTCCATCTCGGACATCGTGGGCGTGGCCTTCTTCAATGTGCTGGAGATCCCCTGCTTTGTGCTTGAGGAACAGGAGGCGTGTGTGGCGTGGTACtggtggggagg GTGTAGAACATATGGCTCCATACCCCTTGCCCGCCTCCAGTCCAGGACCATCTACAATGCCTCCTGGagctcccccaccacccctgtgACTCCCAGCCTCCAAAGCCCAGCCCCCAGCAAGCCTCGACAGAAGCAGCATCCTCAGAAGCGGCCGCCACAGCGGAAAGGGTCTGAGCACACCCACAAAACTAACACCACAGCCCTCTGGGTCCCCAAGGCCTCTACCAAACCTGATATGTCCCCAACAGCCTGGCTGGAGGTCACCCATCCAGGCCTCCAGTGGCCACATAATGGCCTAAAACCCCGGG ATGCCCGCCGGGCCTGCCGCAGCTTCCGCCGCCTGGATCAATGCGAGCAGCAGATTGGACCTCAGGAGACCAAGTTCCAGCTGCTCAATAGCGCCCATGAGCCCCTCTTCCACTGCAATTGCACACGTCG TCTGGCACGCTTCCTGAGGCTCCACAGCCCACCTGAGGGCACCAACGTGCTTTGGGAGCTGCTAGGCATGACCTGCTTCGAGCTTGCCCCTCCACTGGACTGTGCTGAGGGCAAAGG CTGTTCCAGAGACCCTAGGGCCATTAAGGTACCAGCCCGGCACTTGCGGCGACTTCAAAAGAGGCGACGCCAGCTCTGGGGTGTGGGCACAGGTGAGGGGCAGTTGCAGCCTTCGGATCACCCAAGAGCCCCCATGTCATTCTATGACCGCTGCCTGCGGCTGACCTTGCAGAGACccaacaggagagagaaatccTAG